The nucleotide sequence GTTTCTTGGGGTTGATCCTAATTTAGGGCAACATTAGCTGACCTTTTTCCTTGTCGGAGGAGCTGATGACGCCCTGTCTCTGCAGTCTTTTCTTCCGATCCTGCTTCACCCGTTCCAAGAGCTCCTCGTCGTCGTCCGCCTCCAGTATGGCGGCGGAGGCGGGTCTAGCGAGGGAGAGAGTGAGGGCGGCGAAGCATGCGGCTGCCAGGCCTTCCCGCCTCCCCAGAGTGGCCGACGCGCGCTTGGACGGCGGTGGCACCACGACGAGCGTGGCAGTCGTGGGAACAGTGGCGCGCACCGCAGCGAGCGCGAGGGTGGAAGGAGGGCATGTGGCTATGAGCCTCGCGAGGGGAGGAGGCAGTGGCGGAGTCATCACTGCTTACACCGTGAAGGATGGGATGGGATGGAAGATGATGTGCTGCTTGCTGTCGGTGGAAGGCGAGAACTCAAATCGATTCCTTATCCCGACTTGACACGGGGAATCCGAGCTGGAGGCCACCTTGCGTACCATTTCAATTCCGTTTCATATACCTATTTTTCATTTACatttgcaaaaaaataaaaataaaaataaacatggGTACTATTGAAGATTTAAacgtataaaataatatatatatatatatatatatatatatatatatatatgtaaaatctaAGTCTTTATGGGTTATATGTGCAATGCCAAAATCTGAAGATAATTTGGCATATTTTAACGTTATGCTGTTAAAATATGTAATGTGTAATAATGCTATTAAGACGACAATGAGGATATTAAAATAACTAAAATGGCTATTCCTTAAAGGATTGACGTGGAAAACCAATTAAAATTGTTAGGGGGCAAATACACTATTATCGAAACAGGAAAGGATAGAAATGTAATAGTGCCTTGTTACAACATCAGATAAGCACGGCGAATAGTTGCCCTCACTCGCGATTCAATGGGCTCGAAGCAGAGGGGACAAAGACTCGAAGCCCTTCGCTTCTCTTGtttcctcctctttttttataTGCTTCCGTGGAAGTCTTAGCGACGCATCATATTCCcctcctcctttctctctctctctctctctccctctccctctcctttcGCCTCTCGTCGCGCCCGTACTTGCAATCACCAAATTTGCTACTATTTGCTCCCCCCCCTTTGTTTCCGCTCCCCGCTTCCCGCTCCTATGGGTTCCGATTTGAAGGAGGAGGCGATCAAGGTGCGGTTTTGATGTCCTATTCTGGGTTTTATTGCTGTCCGTTCTTTCGTTTGCTCTTTTAGGGCATTTGGAGTTGAAAAGGTAAGTGAAGATGAAGAGGCTATTTTTTACTTGGTTGCAGCGAGCTAAGGTGCTGATGGTGGGCGCGGGCGGCATTGGCTGCGAGTTACTGAAGACCCTCGCGCTCTCGGGCTTCCAGGATGTTCACATCGTAATCACGCGTCCATGAACTCAgctttttttgcttttcttaacTTTTACTTCTACTTCGAGATTTTCATGCGACGGTTTCTCGACGTTGTGGAATTTTAGGGTTTGGTGAAGGATAATCTGTTTTGGGAAACCAAAACCACCACCACTTCCGTGTCTATTACTGATTAATTAGCGTGTGATAAAAAAGTCGgtgataagttttttttttttaatgcatttGTCATAGTGTACAAAGGTGTTTGTTTTCAAAGTTGGAGGAAATAGAACTTTATGAGACTATAGGAGGAATTACTGTTGGATGGTCGCTAAACTTATAAAAGCAGCTTATTTGGTGCGAATTGCAGTCAGTGAACAGGTAGTTTGGTGAGCTAATGTTTGGAGGAAATAAGTCTTTAGGTGACTATACGAAGCATTTGTTGTTGGATAGTAGCTAAAGTGACAAAAATAGCTTCTCCGATGCAAATTGCAGTCGGTGAATAGGTGCTATTTGTTTTCAAAGGAGAGTAGACGAGACAAAGTTTCTTTAGTAAAAGTAATTACCGCTGCCAAGTTGCTTCAGTTATCATATTAAAATGCAATTCAGATATTTATTTCTTGAGGAACGTTGAATCTTGCTATCGTCCATGAAATGCCTATGATTCTCATGTAGAAGGACAACTACAGAGTTTTCATTGTATCTTACCAAAATATTGTAGTCTAAAATGGAGAAAAGTCTAAGGACAACCCAGGATGGGATGAACatggtcacacacacacacacacaaaaaaaaagagaaaatgctaGCTTTTTGGTGAAAGGATTCACAAGTCTATAAGTAATTTAAATCGTATGTAGCATGTACACAGTGGCAATTGCACATAGTGAATAGTTGGTGCTGTAGTGGATTCTACAAGCCCAAAGCAAACCATCAATATGAACTTAATCTTTTGTTAATAGATAATTATTCATTATCTTTGCTTCATCATATTATCTACGttaaaatatagtttaaaattttatttttaatttttatatcgaAACTGCATTGGGTGCTTTTCTGTTGGAGGAAAACCCAATAGTTACAACTTGGACTGGCTCAACCAATATAAAATGGATCTGATGAATGGACCAATTTTATTTGGAAGGATCTCCTTTGCCCAGAATATTTTTTTGGGGTTTGCACAATCAATGTGGATCAAAACCAGGTAGTCATCCTACATTTTAATTTGAGAGAGGTGGGTAAGGCTATTCCAATTTAAGATTGCCAATCTATTATCTATTGTTGCAAGTGTGGATGTCAtccaatatatattataaattatgttTTAGATATTGCTTTTTGAGATTAAAATAGGGGCTACAGTTTCAAGTCCAACTATGTAATATATTTGTTAGGAACTAATAGTATAGGTTTGATTATTTGTACTCGCCAATCGATATACCTTTTGTATGAAACTACTTTTCTTTTAGAATTCTTAAATGGTTCCAAATTTATTTTTGTAATATAACAATTTTGTCCTCTAGAATTCGTGCTAATTCACTTGCTGATTATGGGACACATTGGATCCATTTTAGCAGATGTAGACAGTGCAATATCATGTGTATTTTTGTAACAATTATATGTTCAGGTTGCAAAACCAATTGATCTcatcaaaattttcatctctGGGAAGTTGTTGTAGTTGTATTTTGTGCTGTAAGTTTGATGTTTATATTAAATAGTATTGTATATGTCTCAGTATTATTTGACTTGTGCAGATTGACATGGACACTATTGAAGTCAGTAACCTGAACAGACAATTTTTATTTCGGCAAAGTCATGTGGGGCAGTCTAAGGCTAAAGTATGAAACAGATATAGTTCTTTCTTTTGTCTTGGAAAATTACAGTAGATGCTTCTAAAGTTTCTCATGTTTATCTGTGGTTTTCAATATTTCAAAGAACATTGTTGTTTGTGTCAGGTTGCTCGAGATGCTGTCTTAAAGTTTATGCCTCAAATTAATATAACACCATACCATGCAAATGTGAAGGATCCTGGGTTCAATGTGGATTTTTTTAAGCAATTTAATGTGGTACTGAATGGTCTTGATAACTTGGATGCTAGACGACATGTTAACCGTCTTTGCCTGGCTGCTGAAGTCCCTTTGATTGAAAGTGGAACCACAGGGTTTCTGGGGCAGGTAGGACTCTGCTTgattctattaattttttttacaatctTGCCAATATGTTAGTAAATCTGTGCTCAAACTGCTTGTCATTTGCAGAGATTCTATCATTGTCAGATTTTCTTTtctgctccttttttttttgtgcataGTTATGAAAAGTTGATGCCTAGTTCATTCTTTGTTGGAGAAAaaaattaaacctttttagtgatGCTTTTCCTAGCAATAAACTCGATTAATGCTTTTAAGCATGCTGCTGAGCTTAACTACTGCATACTGTTTGTAGAATGATCTATATTGTTCAGCTACTAGTTGTTCTTGCTATTTGGTGATATATTTCTGCAGAACATTTGATACTTGATGCAAAACATAATTTGTCAAGCCAGGAAATTATCCAATTTACAAATCACCAAGTTGATAATATTGCCTATGTCCGTGGCTTCATTATTGCTGAATTAACTAGGTTCCTGAAGATTTTGTTAGTTtcctttcaaatttttttattgcaTTTACTTCAGGACCATGAATCAGTTTATTATGCCTGAATTAGACTACTATCTCTTTGTGTCTTCAGTTGATACATATCTTTGTCGCTTCATGATGAGCAGGTTACTGTCCATATTAAGGGCAGAACTGAATGTTACGAGTGCCAACCCAAACCGACTCCAAAGACCTATCCTGTCTGCACTATCACCAGCACTCCATCAAAGGTTAAAACTTAAAACTCTGTCAATGGTGATTACCGTCATAATTCACAATTTCATTGCTTTATGTAATTTATTGTAGGTGAGCCAATTCCAGCAGATGTTTTTGCTAGGTGGAATGTCTTTTTTTCATGAGATTTCTGCTTTGTATATTTGGTCTTGTGCATTACAGTGTTTTCATTATATACTTTCATTGAACAAACAATATGGTAAGTTATGAAGGGGTGGTCATTGGGTAAAGATAACCTTTTGAATTGGATCAGTCCAAAGAAGGCAGTAGAGGCTGCAAACCTCATAACAAAAACCTCTACCTATGTTGGTAGAAGGGACCTGGGGCAAGAGAGATTGTGATGAGTACGACCTTGTAGAATGGAGTACAATAGATTTATGACTCTTGTCACTAATCACTATACTGTTGTTATGTGTTGCAAGATATATCTGGctgaaagaaaatgaagaatttTCACCATACATCTATTAGCCATGAGATCCACCATAGTAGGAAGGTTGTAAATGTAATGAACTCTTATCGATCTTGATACCATACAAGATCCTGTACAGGTTCTATCTCATTTTACTTGTAATCAAGTGCATTACCCTTTCTCATCTTTGTGGCTATAACTGGTTGCATGGATTCTCATGTTCCAGATGCACATCCTGGATGACATGAGCAAAATATTCCTCCTCAGTCTATGTGCCACTTGCTTGAGTTTGATCAGCGGGAATATGAGATTGGTCATCCTGGTCACTAACATCAGTGGCATACTGCTATTCACATCACTACTATATCCACAGACCTTACGAAGCATGCAATTTGAGGGAGAAGGTGTCGCATCACCCCATTGAACCTATTGCTTGTTGATTGTGTCCAACGGATTAATCCACTATAAAGCTTGGTCCTTTTCCTTACCATGATAGTTGCAAGTCTCAATCTGTTGTGTTTTACTACGGTTCCCATTATACAGACGGCTTGAAATTTGGCCATGTTGTTCCTTTTCTTATCAATCCACATCTTGTGACAAATGTCATTCCTGTTCCTTATGTACTTCCTCAAATATTAAACAAGATGGACGAGAGGGTCTCTTAATTCATCCTGTAGAGGATCAACTAAGTTCTTTATTGCACAGACCCAATTGAGCATCAGATCTAAATTATCATGATAGAACTGAATGCTGAATGGATCAATCTTGagttcctttgttttcttttctatGTCAGCACAGAGTGATCCTCGAACACCTGTTGTGGTGGATGTCCGCCAACTTCTTCAACTGTGTGTATGAGAGACAACTGTGAactttcatatgaattaaaacaaacaGTGTCTAATTATGTTCGCAGCCGTCTCTCATACACATGATTGGTCAGCTTTTTATAAATTTGGTGTCC is from Musa acuminata AAA Group cultivar baxijiao chromosome BXJ3-8, Cavendish_Baxijiao_AAA, whole genome shotgun sequence and encodes:
- the LOC103994205 gene encoding thylakoid lumenal 16.5 kDa protein, chloroplastic, whose translation is MTPPLPPPLARLIATCPPSTLALAAVRATVPTTATLVVVPPPSKRASATLGRREGLAAACFAALTLSLARPASAAILEADDDEELLERVKQDRKKRLQRQGVISSSDKEKGYLQEVIYKLSKVGQALENADLTAASSLLGPSTNADWVKNVNAAFAKLSTSPEEKTEVDNFNSSLTSLFTSVGDRDIESSKLAFVSSASALEKWVGFAGLVGQLKGL